From Doryrhamphus excisus isolate RoL2022-K1 chromosome 22, RoL_Dexc_1.0, whole genome shotgun sequence, one genomic window encodes:
- the LOC131109758 gene encoding histidine-rich glycoprotein-like isoform X23 — MEMAWLLLVLVHTILVGKGLCWTADSKSNSGLQKGGKLVVSPNDSIKRAFEFLQSMESMLDKHVKEVQVETKEVETGALLGLGSVFQVKKLKGLNTMTQSFEHISKVHNDTDHSENSDQHNTSHYNDMAHSLTLDYLNYNSSYDYDMASSVTSDHHDNSSHHDDMGHSLTLDYLNYNSSDDDNMAPSVTFDDHHDNSSHHMGHSETFDDHHHNSSHHDDMDHSLTLDYLNYNSSDADDDMAPSETFDDHHDNSSHHMGHSVPFDDHHHNSSHHMAPSVTFDDHHDNSSHHMGHSVTFDDDHHHNSSHHDDMDHSLTLDYLNYNSSDADDDMAPSETFDDHHDNSSHHMGHSETFDDHHNNSSHHMGHSETFDDHHHNSSHHAMGHSETFDDHHDNSSHHMGHSETFDDHHNSSHHDDVDHSLTLDYLNYNSSRDDDDMAPSVTFDDHHDNSSHHMAPSVTFDDHHHNSSHHAMGHSETFDHHDNSSHHDMGHSVTFDDHHDNSSHHDDMGHSLTLDYLNYNSSHDDYVDHSETLDYMADLEKDHKVTSSYNVSSNQSSSVVEDHSDSKGQVHQDNATV; from the exons ATGGAGATGGCGTGGCTTCTACTTGTCCTGGTGCACACGATCTTGGTTGGCAAAG GCCTGTGTTGGACAGCAGATAGCAAGTCAAACAGTGGACTTCAGAAAGGAGGCAAGTTGG TTGTGTCCCCCAATGACTCGATTAAAAGGGCTTTTGAATTTCTCCAGTCTATGGAGTCCATGTTGGACAAGCATgttaaagaag TACAAGTGGAAACCAAAGAAGTGGAAACTGGTGCATTGCTTGGCTTGGGAAGTGTTTTCCAAGTGAAGAAACTGAAAGGACTCAACACGATGACTCAGTCATTTGAGCACATCTCCAAGGTCCACAATGACACGGACCACAGTGAGAACTCTGACCAACACAACACGAGCCACTATAATGACATGGCCCACAGCCTGACCCTAGACTACCTAAATTACAACTCCAGTTATGACTATGACATGGCCTCCAGTGTGACCTCTGACCACCATGACAACTCGAGTCACCATGATGACATGGGCCACAGCCTGACCCTAGACTACCTAAATTACAACTCTAGTGATGACGACAACATGGCCCCCAGTGTGACTTTTGATGACCACCACGACAACTCGAGCCACCATATGGGCCACAGTGAGACCTTTGATGACCACCACCACAACTCGAGCCACCATGATGACATGGACCACAGCCTGACCCTAGACTACCTAAATTACAACTCTAGTGATGCTGATGATGACATGGCCCCCAGTGAAACCTTTGATGACCACCACGACAACTCGAGCCACCATATGGGCCACAGTGTGCCCTTTGATGACCACCACCACAACTCGAGCCACCAT ATGGCCCCCAGTGTGACTTTTGATGACCACCACGACAACTCAAGCCACCATATGGGCCACAGTGTGACCTTTGATgacgaccaccaccacaacTCGAGCCACCATGATGACATGGACCACAGCCTGACCCTAGACTACCTAAATTACAACTCTAGTGATGCTGATGATGACATGGCACCCAGTGAGACCTTTGATGACCACCACGACAACTCAAGCCACCATATGGGCCACAGTGAGAC CTTTGATGACCACCACAACAACTCGAGCCACCATATGGGCCACAGTGAGACCTTTGATGACCACCACCACAACTCGAGTCACCATGCTATGGGCCACAGTGAGAC CTTTGATGACCACCACGACAACTCGAGCCACCATATGGGCCACAGTGAGACCTTTGATGACCACCACAACTCGAGCCACCATGATGACGTGGACCACAGCCTGACCCTAGACTACCTAAATTACAACTCTAgtcgtgatgatgatgacatggcCCCCAGTGTGACTTTTGATGACCACCACGACAACTCGAGCCACCATATGGCCCCCAGTGTGACTTTTGATGACCACCACCACAACTCGAGTCACCATGCTATGGGCCACAGTGAGAC CTTTGACCACCATGACAACTCAAGCCACCATGATATGGGCCACAGTGTGACCTTTGATGACCACCATGACAACTCGAGCCACCACGATGACATGGGCCACAGCCTGACCCTAGACTACCTAAATTACAACTCTAGTCATGATGACTACGTGGACCACAGTGAGACCTTGGACTACATGGCGGACTTGGAAAAGGACCACAAGGTGACCTCCAGTTACAATGTATCAAGCAATCAGAGCAGCAGTGTGGTGGAGGATCACAGTGACTCTAAGGGCCAAGTTCACCAGGACAACGCAACTGTTTAA
- the LOC131109758 gene encoding GATA zinc finger domain-containing protein 14-like isoform X15: MEMAWLLLVLVHTILVGKGLCWTADSKSNSGLQKGGKLVVSPNDSIKRAFEFLQSMESMLDKHVKEVQVETKEVETGALLGLGSVFQVKKLKGLNTMTQSFEHISKVHNDTDHSENSDQHNTSHYNDMAHSLTLDYLNYNSSYDYDMASSVTSDHHDNSSHHDDMGHSLTLDYLNYNSSDDDNMAPSVTFDDHHDNSSHHMGHSETFDDHHHNSSHHDDMDHSLTLDYLNYNSSDADDDMAPSETFDDHHDNSSHHMGHSVPFDDHHHNSSHHMAPSVTFDDHHDNSSHHMGHSVTFDDDHHHNSSHHDDMDHSLTLDYLNYNSSDADDDMAPSETFDDHHNNSSHHMGHSETFDDHHDNSSHHMGHSETFDDHHHNNSSHHDDMDHSLTLDYLNYNSSDADDDMAPSETFDDHHDNSSHHMGHSETFDDHHNSSHHDDVDHSLTLDYLNYNSSRDDDDMAPSVTFDDHHDNSSHHMAPSVTFDDHHHNSSHHAMGHSETFDHHDNSSHHDMGHSVTFDDHHDNSSHHDDMGHSLTLDYLNYNSSHDDYVDHSETLDYMADLEKDHKVTSSYNVSSNQSSSVVEDHSDSKGQVHQDNATV, encoded by the exons ATGGAGATGGCGTGGCTTCTACTTGTCCTGGTGCACACGATCTTGGTTGGCAAAG GCCTGTGTTGGACAGCAGATAGCAAGTCAAACAGTGGACTTCAGAAAGGAGGCAAGTTGG TTGTGTCCCCCAATGACTCGATTAAAAGGGCTTTTGAATTTCTCCAGTCTATGGAGTCCATGTTGGACAAGCATgttaaagaag TACAAGTGGAAACCAAAGAAGTGGAAACTGGTGCATTGCTTGGCTTGGGAAGTGTTTTCCAAGTGAAGAAACTGAAAGGACTCAACACGATGACTCAGTCATTTGAGCACATCTCCAAGGTCCACAATGACACGGACCACAGTGAGAACTCTGACCAACACAACACGAGCCACTATAATGACATGGCCCACAGCCTGACCCTAGACTACCTAAATTACAACTCCAGTTATGACTATGACATGGCCTCCAGTGTGACCTCTGACCACCATGACAACTCGAGTCACCATGATGACATGGGCCACAGCCTGACCCTAGACTACCTAAATTACAACTCTAGTGATGACGACAACATGGCCCCCAGTGTGACTTTTGATGACCACCACGACAACTCGAGCCACCATATGGGCCACAGTGAGACCTTTGATGACCACCACCACAACTCGAGCCACCATGATGACATGGACCACAGCCTGACCCTAGACTACCTAAATTACAACTCTAGTGATGCTGATGATGACATGGCCCCCAGTGAAACCTTTGATGACCACCACGACAACTCGAGCCACCATATGGGCCACAGTGTGCCCTTTGATGACCACCACCACAACTCGAGCCACCAT ATGGCCCCCAGTGTGACTTTTGATGACCACCACGACAACTCAAGCCACCATATGGGCCACAGTGTGACCTTTGATgacgaccaccaccacaacTCGAGCCACCATGATGACATGGACCACAGCCTGACCCTAGACTACCTAAATTACAACTCTAGTGATGCTGATGATGACATGGCACCCAGTGAGAC CTTTGATGACCACCACAACAACTCGAGCCACCATATGGGCCACAGTGAGAC CTTTGATGACCACCACGACAACTCAAGCCACCATATGGGCCACAGTGAGACCTTTGATGACCACCACCACAACAACTCGAGCCACCATGATGACATGGACCACAGCCTGACCCTAGACTACCTAAATTACAACTCTAGTGATGCTGATGATGACATGGCCCCCAGTGAGACCTTTGATGACCACCACGACAACTCGAGCCACCATATGGGCCACAGTGAGACCTTTGATGACCACCACAACTCGAGCCACCATGATGACGTGGACCACAGCCTGACCCTAGACTACCTAAATTACAACTCTAgtcgtgatgatgatgacatggcCCCCAGTGTGACTTTTGATGACCACCACGACAACTCGAGCCACCATATGGCCCCCAGTGTGACTTTTGATGACCACCACCACAACTCGAGTCACCATGCTATGGGCCACAGTGAGAC CTTTGACCACCATGACAACTCAAGCCACCATGATATGGGCCACAGTGTGACCTTTGATGACCACCATGACAACTCGAGCCACCACGATGACATGGGCCACAGCCTGACCCTAGACTACCTAAATTACAACTCTAGTCATGATGACTACGTGGACCACAGTGAGACCTTGGACTACATGGCGGACTTGGAAAAGGACCACAAGGTGACCTCCAGTTACAATGTATCAAGCAATCAGAGCAGCAGTGTGGTGGAGGATCACAGTGACTCTAAGGGCCAAGTTCACCAGGACAACGCAACTGTTTAA
- the LOC131109758 gene encoding histidine-rich glycoprotein-like isoform X31, giving the protein MEMAWLLLVLVHTILVGKGLCWTADSKSNSGLQKGGKLVVSPNDSIKRAFEFLQSMESMLDKHVKEVQVETKEVETGALLGLGSVFQVKKLKGLNTMTQSFEHISKVHNDTDHSENSDQHNTSHYNDMAHSLTLDYLNYNSSYDYDMASSVTSDHHDNSSHHDDMGHSLTLDYLNYNSSDDDNMAPSVTFDDHHDNSSHHMGHSETFDDHHHNSSHHDDMDHSLTLDYLNYNSSDADDDMAPSETFDDHHDNSSHHMGHSVPFDDHHHNSSHHMAPSVTFDDHHDNSSHHMGHSVTFDDDHHHNSSHHDDMDHSLTLDYLNYNSSDADDDMAPSETFDDHHDNSSHHMGHSETFDDHHDNSSHHMGHSETFDDHHNSSHHDDVDHSLTLDYLNYNSSRDDDDMAPSVTFDDHHDNSSHHMAPSVTFDDHHHNSSHHAMGHSETFDHHDNSSHHDMGHSVTFDDHHDNSSHHDDMGHSLTLDYLNYNSSHDDYVDHSETLDYMADLEKDHKVTSSYNVSSNQSSSVVEDHSDSKGQVHQDNATV; this is encoded by the exons ATGGAGATGGCGTGGCTTCTACTTGTCCTGGTGCACACGATCTTGGTTGGCAAAG GCCTGTGTTGGACAGCAGATAGCAAGTCAAACAGTGGACTTCAGAAAGGAGGCAAGTTGG TTGTGTCCCCCAATGACTCGATTAAAAGGGCTTTTGAATTTCTCCAGTCTATGGAGTCCATGTTGGACAAGCATgttaaagaag TACAAGTGGAAACCAAAGAAGTGGAAACTGGTGCATTGCTTGGCTTGGGAAGTGTTTTCCAAGTGAAGAAACTGAAAGGACTCAACACGATGACTCAGTCATTTGAGCACATCTCCAAGGTCCACAATGACACGGACCACAGTGAGAACTCTGACCAACACAACACGAGCCACTATAATGACATGGCCCACAGCCTGACCCTAGACTACCTAAATTACAACTCCAGTTATGACTATGACATGGCCTCCAGTGTGACCTCTGACCACCATGACAACTCGAGTCACCATGATGACATGGGCCACAGCCTGACCCTAGACTACCTAAATTACAACTCTAGTGATGACGACAACATGGCCCCCAGTGTGACTTTTGATGACCACCACGACAACTCGAGCCACCATATGGGCCACAGTGAGACCTTTGATGACCACCACCACAACTCGAGCCACCATGATGACATGGACCACAGCCTGACCCTAGACTACCTAAATTACAACTCTAGTGATGCTGATGATGACATGGCCCCCAGTGAAACCTTTGATGACCACCACGACAACTCGAGCCACCATATGGGCCACAGTGTGCCCTTTGATGACCACCACCACAACTCGAGCCACCAT ATGGCCCCCAGTGTGACTTTTGATGACCACCACGACAACTCAAGCCACCATATGGGCCACAGTGTGACCTTTGATgacgaccaccaccacaacTCGAGCCACCATGATGACATGGACCACAGCCTGACCCTAGACTACCTAAATTACAACTCTAGTGATGCTGATGATGACATGGCACCCAGTGAGACCTTTGATGACCACCACGACAACTCAAGCCACCATATGGGCCACAGTGAGAC CTTTGATGACCACCACGACAACTCGAGCCACCATATGGGCCACAGTGAGACCTTTGATGACCACCACAACTCGAGCCACCATGATGACGTGGACCACAGCCTGACCCTAGACTACCTAAATTACAACTCTAgtcgtgatgatgatgacatggcCCCCAGTGTGACTTTTGATGACCACCACGACAACTCGAGCCACCATATGGCCCCCAGTGTGACTTTTGATGACCACCACCACAACTCGAGTCACCATGCTATGGGCCACAGTGAGAC CTTTGACCACCATGACAACTCAAGCCACCATGATATGGGCCACAGTGTGACCTTTGATGACCACCATGACAACTCGAGCCACCACGATGACATGGGCCACAGCCTGACCCTAGACTACCTAAATTACAACTCTAGTCATGATGACTACGTGGACCACAGTGAGACCTTGGACTACATGGCGGACTTGGAAAAGGACCACAAGGTGACCTCCAGTTACAATGTATCAAGCAATCAGAGCAGCAGTGTGGTGGAGGATCACAGTGACTCTAAGGGCCAAGTTCACCAGGACAACGCAACTGTTTAA
- the LOC131109758 gene encoding histidine-rich glycoprotein-like isoform X26: MEMAWLLLVLVHTILVGKGLCWTADSKSNSGLQKGGKLVVSPNDSIKRAFEFLQSMESMLDKHVKEVQVETKEVETGALLGLGSVFQVKKLKGLNTMTQSFEHISKVHNDTDHSENSDQHNTSHYNDMAHSLTLDYLNYNSSYDYDMASSVTSDHHDNSSHHDDMGHSLTLDYLNYNSSDDDNMAPSVTFDDHHDNSSHHMGHSETFDDHHHNSSHHDDMDHSLTLDYLNYNSSDADDDMAPSETFDDHHDNSSHHMGHSVPFDDHHHNSSHHMAPSVTFDDHHDNSSHHMGHSVTFDDDHHHNSSHHDDMDHSLTLDYLNYNSSDADDDMAPSETFDDHHDNSSHHMGHSETFDDHHHNSSHHAMGHSETFDDHHDNSSHHMGHSETFDDHHNSSHHDDVDHSLTLDYLNYNSSRDDDDMAPSVTFDDHHDNSSHHMAPSVTFDDHHHNSSHHAMGHSETFDHHDNSSHHDMGHSVTFDDHHDNSSHHDDMGHSLTLDYLNYNSSHDDYVDHSETLDYMADLEKDHKVTSSYNVSSNQSSSVVEDHSDSKGQVHQDNATV, translated from the exons ATGGAGATGGCGTGGCTTCTACTTGTCCTGGTGCACACGATCTTGGTTGGCAAAG GCCTGTGTTGGACAGCAGATAGCAAGTCAAACAGTGGACTTCAGAAAGGAGGCAAGTTGG TTGTGTCCCCCAATGACTCGATTAAAAGGGCTTTTGAATTTCTCCAGTCTATGGAGTCCATGTTGGACAAGCATgttaaagaag TACAAGTGGAAACCAAAGAAGTGGAAACTGGTGCATTGCTTGGCTTGGGAAGTGTTTTCCAAGTGAAGAAACTGAAAGGACTCAACACGATGACTCAGTCATTTGAGCACATCTCCAAGGTCCACAATGACACGGACCACAGTGAGAACTCTGACCAACACAACACGAGCCACTATAATGACATGGCCCACAGCCTGACCCTAGACTACCTAAATTACAACTCCAGTTATGACTATGACATGGCCTCCAGTGTGACCTCTGACCACCATGACAACTCGAGTCACCATGATGACATGGGCCACAGCCTGACCCTAGACTACCTAAATTACAACTCTAGTGATGACGACAACATGGCCCCCAGTGTGACTTTTGATGACCACCACGACAACTCGAGCCACCATATGGGCCACAGTGAGACCTTTGATGACCACCACCACAACTCGAGCCACCATGATGACATGGACCACAGCCTGACCCTAGACTACCTAAATTACAACTCTAGTGATGCTGATGATGACATGGCCCCCAGTGAAACCTTTGATGACCACCACGACAACTCGAGCCACCATATGGGCCACAGTGTGCCCTTTGATGACCACCACCACAACTCGAGCCACCAT ATGGCCCCCAGTGTGACTTTTGATGACCACCACGACAACTCAAGCCACCATATGGGCCACAGTGTGACCTTTGATgacgaccaccaccacaacTCGAGCCACCATGATGACATGGACCACAGCCTGACCCTAGACTACCTAAATTACAACTCTAGTGATGCTGATGATGACATGGCACCCAGTGAGACCTTTGATGACCACCACGACAACTCAAGCCACCATATGGGCCACAGTGAGAC CTTTGATGACCACCACCACAACTCGAGTCACCATGCTATGGGCCACAGTGAGAC CTTTGATGACCACCACGACAACTCGAGCCACCATATGGGCCACAGTGAGACCTTTGATGACCACCACAACTCGAGCCACCATGATGACGTGGACCACAGCCTGACCCTAGACTACCTAAATTACAACTCTAgtcgtgatgatgatgacatggcCCCCAGTGTGACTTTTGATGACCACCACGACAACTCGAGCCACCATATGGCCCCCAGTGTGACTTTTGATGACCACCACCACAACTCGAGTCACCATGCTATGGGCCACAGTGAGAC CTTTGACCACCATGACAACTCAAGCCACCATGATATGGGCCACAGTGTGACCTTTGATGACCACCATGACAACTCGAGCCACCACGATGACATGGGCCACAGCCTGACCCTAGACTACCTAAATTACAACTCTAGTCATGATGACTACGTGGACCACAGTGAGACCTTGGACTACATGGCGGACTTGGAAAAGGACCACAAGGTGACCTCCAGTTACAATGTATCAAGCAATCAGAGCAGCAGTGTGGTGGAGGATCACAGTGACTCTAAGGGCCAAGTTCACCAGGACAACGCAACTGTTTAA
- the LOC131109758 gene encoding probable cyclin-dependent serine/threonine-protein kinase DDB_G0292550 isoform X6 translates to MEMAWLLLVLVHTILVGKGLCWTADSKSNSGLQKGGKLVVSPNDSIKRAFEFLQSMESMLDKHVKEVQVETKEVETGALLGLGSVFQVKKLKGLNTMTQSFEHISKVHNDTDHSENSDQHNTSHYNDMAHSLTLDYLNYNSSYDYDMASSVTSDHHDNSSHHDDMGHSLTLDYLNYNSSDDDNMAPSVTFDDHHDNSSHHMGHSETFDDHHHNSSHHDDMDHSLTLDYLNYNSSDADDDMAPSETFDDHHDNSSHHMGHSVPFDDHHHNSSHHMAPSVTFDDHHDNSSHHMGHSVTFDDDHHHNSSHHDDMDHSLTLDYLNYNSSDADDDMAPSETFDDHHDNSSHHMGHSETFDDHHNNSSHHMGHSETFDDHHHNSSHHAMGHSETFDDHHDNSSHHMGHSETFDDHHHNNSSHHDDMDHSLTLDYLNYNSSDADDDMAPSETFDDHHDNSSHHMGHSETFDDHHNSSHHDDVDHSLTLDYLNYNSSRDDDDMAPSVTFDDHHDNSSHHMAPSVTFDDHHHNSSHHAMGHSETFDHHDNSSHHDMGHSVTFDDHHDNSSHHDDMGHSLTLDYLNYNSSHDDYVDHSETLDYMADLEKDHKVTSSYNVSSNQSSSVVEDHSDSKGQVHQDNATV, encoded by the exons ATGGAGATGGCGTGGCTTCTACTTGTCCTGGTGCACACGATCTTGGTTGGCAAAG GCCTGTGTTGGACAGCAGATAGCAAGTCAAACAGTGGACTTCAGAAAGGAGGCAAGTTGG TTGTGTCCCCCAATGACTCGATTAAAAGGGCTTTTGAATTTCTCCAGTCTATGGAGTCCATGTTGGACAAGCATgttaaagaag TACAAGTGGAAACCAAAGAAGTGGAAACTGGTGCATTGCTTGGCTTGGGAAGTGTTTTCCAAGTGAAGAAACTGAAAGGACTCAACACGATGACTCAGTCATTTGAGCACATCTCCAAGGTCCACAATGACACGGACCACAGTGAGAACTCTGACCAACACAACACGAGCCACTATAATGACATGGCCCACAGCCTGACCCTAGACTACCTAAATTACAACTCCAGTTATGACTATGACATGGCCTCCAGTGTGACCTCTGACCACCATGACAACTCGAGTCACCATGATGACATGGGCCACAGCCTGACCCTAGACTACCTAAATTACAACTCTAGTGATGACGACAACATGGCCCCCAGTGTGACTTTTGATGACCACCACGACAACTCGAGCCACCATATGGGCCACAGTGAGACCTTTGATGACCACCACCACAACTCGAGCCACCATGATGACATGGACCACAGCCTGACCCTAGACTACCTAAATTACAACTCTAGTGATGCTGATGATGACATGGCCCCCAGTGAAACCTTTGATGACCACCACGACAACTCGAGCCACCATATGGGCCACAGTGTGCCCTTTGATGACCACCACCACAACTCGAGCCACCAT ATGGCCCCCAGTGTGACTTTTGATGACCACCACGACAACTCAAGCCACCATATGGGCCACAGTGTGACCTTTGATgacgaccaccaccacaacTCGAGCCACCATGATGACATGGACCACAGCCTGACCCTAGACTACCTAAATTACAACTCTAGTGATGCTGATGATGACATGGCACCCAGTGAGACCTTTGATGACCACCACGACAACTCAAGCCACCATATGGGCCACAGTGAGAC CTTTGATGACCACCACAACAACTCGAGCCACCATATGGGCCACAGTGAGACCTTTGATGACCACCACCACAACTCGAGTCACCATGCTATGGGCCACAGTGAGAC CTTTGATGACCACCACGACAACTCAAGCCACCATATGGGCCACAGTGAGACCTTTGATGACCACCACCACAACAACTCGAGCCACCATGATGACATGGACCACAGCCTGACCCTAGACTACCTAAATTACAACTCTAGTGATGCTGATGATGACATGGCCCCCAGTGAGACCTTTGATGACCACCACGACAACTCGAGCCACCATATGGGCCACAGTGAGACCTTTGATGACCACCACAACTCGAGCCACCATGATGACGTGGACCACAGCCTGACCCTAGACTACCTAAATTACAACTCTAgtcgtgatgatgatgacatggcCCCCAGTGTGACTTTTGATGACCACCACGACAACTCGAGCCACCATATGGCCCCCAGTGTGACTTTTGATGACCACCACCACAACTCGAGTCACCATGCTATGGGCCACAGTGAGAC CTTTGACCACCATGACAACTCAAGCCACCATGATATGGGCCACAGTGTGACCTTTGATGACCACCATGACAACTCGAGCCACCACGATGACATGGGCCACAGCCTGACCCTAGACTACCTAAATTACAACTCTAGTCATGATGACTACGTGGACCACAGTGAGACCTTGGACTACATGGCGGACTTGGAAAAGGACCACAAGGTGACCTCCAGTTACAATGTATCAAGCAATCAGAGCAGCAGTGTGGTGGAGGATCACAGTGACTCTAAGGGCCAAGTTCACCAGGACAACGCAACTGTTTAA
- the LOC131109758 gene encoding histidine-rich glycoprotein-like isoform X7 has product MEMAWLLLVLVHTILVGKGLCWTADSKSNSGLQKGGKLVVSPNDSIKRAFEFLQSMESMLDKHVKEVQVETKEVETGALLGLGSVFQVKKLKGLNTMTQSFEHISKVHNDTDHSENSDQHNTSHYNDMAHSLTLDYLNYNSSYDYDMASSVTSDHHDNSSHHDDMGHSLTLDYLNYNSSDDDNMAPSVTFDDHHDNSSHHMGHSETFDDHHHNSSHHDDMDHSLTLDYLNYNSSDADDDMAPSETFDDHHDNSSHHMGHSVPFDDHHHNSSHHMAPSVTFDDHHDNSSHHMGHSVTFDDDHHHNSSHHDDMDHSLTLDYLNYNSSDADDDMAPSETFDDHHNNSSHHMGHSETFDDHHHNSSHHAMGHSETFDDHHDNSSHHMGHSETFDDHHHNNSSHHDDMDHSLTLDYLNYNSSDADDDMAPSETFDDHHDNSSHHMGHSETFDDHHNSSHHDDVDHSLTLDYLNYNSSRDDDDMAPSVTFDDHHDNSSHHMAPSVTFDDHHHNSSHHAMGHSETFDHHDNSSHHDMGHSVTFDDHHDNSSHHDDMGHSLTLDYLNYNSSHDDYVDHSETLDYMADLEKDHKVTSSYNVSSNQSSSVVEDHSDSKGQVHQDNATV; this is encoded by the exons ATGGAGATGGCGTGGCTTCTACTTGTCCTGGTGCACACGATCTTGGTTGGCAAAG GCCTGTGTTGGACAGCAGATAGCAAGTCAAACAGTGGACTTCAGAAAGGAGGCAAGTTGG TTGTGTCCCCCAATGACTCGATTAAAAGGGCTTTTGAATTTCTCCAGTCTATGGAGTCCATGTTGGACAAGCATgttaaagaag TACAAGTGGAAACCAAAGAAGTGGAAACTGGTGCATTGCTTGGCTTGGGAAGTGTTTTCCAAGTGAAGAAACTGAAAGGACTCAACACGATGACTCAGTCATTTGAGCACATCTCCAAGGTCCACAATGACACGGACCACAGTGAGAACTCTGACCAACACAACACGAGCCACTATAATGACATGGCCCACAGCCTGACCCTAGACTACCTAAATTACAACTCCAGTTATGACTATGACATGGCCTCCAGTGTGACCTCTGACCACCATGACAACTCGAGTCACCATGATGACATGGGCCACAGCCTGACCCTAGACTACCTAAATTACAACTCTAGTGATGACGACAACATGGCCCCCAGTGTGACTTTTGATGACCACCACGACAACTCGAGCCACCATATGGGCCACAGTGAGACCTTTGATGACCACCACCACAACTCGAGCCACCATGATGACATGGACCACAGCCTGACCCTAGACTACCTAAATTACAACTCTAGTGATGCTGATGATGACATGGCCCCCAGTGAAACCTTTGATGACCACCACGACAACTCGAGCCACCATATGGGCCACAGTGTGCCCTTTGATGACCACCACCACAACTCGAGCCACCAT ATGGCCCCCAGTGTGACTTTTGATGACCACCACGACAACTCAAGCCACCATATGGGCCACAGTGTGACCTTTGATgacgaccaccaccacaacTCGAGCCACCATGATGACATGGACCACAGCCTGACCCTAGACTACCTAAATTACAACTCTAGTGATGCTGATGATGACATGGCACCCAGTGAGAC CTTTGATGACCACCACAACAACTCGAGCCACCATATGGGCCACAGTGAGACCTTTGATGACCACCACCACAACTCGAGTCACCATGCTATGGGCCACAGTGAGAC CTTTGATGACCACCACGACAACTCAAGCCACCATATGGGCCACAGTGAGACCTTTGATGACCACCACCACAACAACTCGAGCCACCATGATGACATGGACCACAGCCTGACCCTAGACTACCTAAATTACAACTCTAGTGATGCTGATGATGACATGGCCCCCAGTGAGACCTTTGATGACCACCACGACAACTCGAGCCACCATATGGGCCACAGTGAGACCTTTGATGACCACCACAACTCGAGCCACCATGATGACGTGGACCACAGCCTGACCCTAGACTACCTAAATTACAACTCTAgtcgtgatgatgatgacatggcCCCCAGTGTGACTTTTGATGACCACCACGACAACTCGAGCCACCATATGGCCCCCAGTGTGACTTTTGATGACCACCACCACAACTCGAGTCACCATGCTATGGGCCACAGTGAGAC CTTTGACCACCATGACAACTCAAGCCACCATGATATGGGCCACAGTGTGACCTTTGATGACCACCATGACAACTCGAGCCACCACGATGACATGGGCCACAGCCTGACCCTAGACTACCTAAATTACAACTCTAGTCATGATGACTACGTGGACCACAGTGAGACCTTGGACTACATGGCGGACTTGGAAAAGGACCACAAGGTGACCTCCAGTTACAATGTATCAAGCAATCAGAGCAGCAGTGTGGTGGAGGATCACAGTGACTCTAAGGGCCAAGTTCACCAGGACAACGCAACTGTTTAA